One genomic window of Amphiura filiformis chromosome 3, Afil_fr2py, whole genome shotgun sequence includes the following:
- the LOC140147952 gene encoding uncharacterized protein — MREQQNCMEKLVFVTSLTCLMVVGYGIVGFPCILPYFYTGAAPFLVGLRIWLYWGVKWQLFLVDFCYFANLLLYIYLWACPGTEEVFCVVFAVANGPLLFAIITYRNTLAFHSLDRMTSVFIHILPALTTFAIRWYPSTSMPWYTSFASIDLGADDRLPWEWIVAVPFGFYVLHTIMYFTVVYICVKPDEQYWDTYRYMTGSSGGIISKVLNVFGPKYKPVVFVTLSWLYTLMTMLIGVLWFKYFYAHCVFLSIIGLVLIWNGASFYLDVFSEKGLDAEPYRFCVKPSEAK, encoded by the exons ATGCGAGAGCAGCAGAATTGCATGGAGAAGCTAGTGTTTGTTACATCCCTCACATGTCTCATGGTTGTCGGTTATGGCATTGTTGGCTTTCCATGCATACTACCCTATTTCTACACAGGAGCCGCCCCCTTCCTCGTCGGTCTGCGTATTTGGTTGTACTGGGGCGTGAAGTGGCAGTTGTTCCTGGTAGATTTCTGCTACTTTGCTAATTTActcttatatatttatttatg GGCATGTCCCGGTACCGAAGAAGTATTTTGCGTAGTCTTTGCAGTGGCTAACGGCCCTCTCTTATTCGCTATCATTACATATCGTAACACCCTAGCATTCCACAGTCTGGACCGAATGACATCCGTATTTATCCATATACTACCTGCATTGACAACATTTGCAATACGCTGGTATCCGAGCACATCTATGCCATGGTATACAAGTTTTGCTAGTATTGATCTGGGTGCGGACGACAGGTTGCCGTGGGAATGGATTGTTGCTGTGCCGTTTGGATTCTACGTATTGCACACA ataATGTATTTTACAGTTGTGTACATCTGTGTTAA ACCAGACGAGCAGTACTGGGATACATATCGGTACATGACAGGCAGTTCAGGTGGAATCATTTCCAAAGTTCTTAATGTGTTTGGACCAAA GTATAAACCAGTAGTTTTCGTCACCCTAAGTTGGCTGTACACACTGATGACAATGCTAATTGGTGTGCTGTGGTTCAAGTATTTCTATGCTCATTGTGTCTTTCTCAGCATTATTGGACTGGTTCTGATATGGAACGGTGCTTCATTCTATCTTGATGTGTTCAGTGAAAAAGGACTAGATGCTGAACCGTACAGGTTTTGTGTAAAGCCTTCAGAGGCCAAGTGA
- the LOC140147045 gene encoding uncharacterized protein, which produces MIDTGTGKNIMSTETFKNLKIRPQLEKSHDDRPLYGYGGKAPLDVVGSFTSQTAYNDVEIATTWYVVKGDRGTDSLLSFSSSKELGLVAITYSIASNLSEDVLHKYDVVTQTCSYS; this is translated from the coding sequence ATGATAGACACTGGTACAGGTAAAAACATCATGAGCACAGAAACATTCAAGAACTTGAAAATCAGACCACAGCTAGAAAAAAGTCATGATGACAGACCACTTTATGGTTATGGTGGCAAGGCACCACTAGATGTTGTTGGCAGTTTTACATCACAGACAGCATACAATGATGTGGAGATTGCGACAACTTGGTATGTCGTAAAAGGTGACAGAGGAACAGACTCTCTGTTAAGCTTCAGCAGTTCAAAGGAACTTGGTCTTGTTGCAATAACCTACAGTATCGCTAGTAATCTTAGTGAAGATGTGTTGCATAAATATGATGTTGTGACTCAGACATGTTCTTATTCTTGA